A genomic segment from Pistricoccus aurantiacus encodes:
- a CDS encoding IS701 family transposase — MLNDLLTPEGLREQAHVWESELSSWVAELGGYVKRAEARERLGAYLRGLLGDIERRNSWQLAEHQGDTRPYGFQHLINRARWDEDGARDAVQQRVYQALRDDDGVLVVDETGFLKKGRHSAGVKRQYSGTAGRIENCQIGVFLGYASCWGQGLIDRTLFLPRDWAEDRKRCRQAGIPETVGHKPKTALARDMLVHALDSGVTARWVTGDAVYGESFQLRWALEERDQGYVMAVSRKTHVWRGLEQRKVGDLLTVLQENAEFDWTRLSAGAGSQGPRLSDWAFLAINPGPFQGW; from the coding sequence ATGCTGAATGACCTCCTGACCCCTGAGGGTCTGCGTGAGCAAGCCCATGTCTGGGAATCGGAACTGTCTTCCTGGGTGGCGGAACTGGGCGGTTATGTCAAGCGTGCCGAGGCAAGAGAACGCCTGGGTGCGTATCTGCGCGGCTTGCTGGGAGACATCGAACGACGCAACAGCTGGCAACTGGCCGAGCACCAGGGCGACACACGCCCCTACGGCTTCCAGCATCTGATCAACCGCGCTCGCTGGGACGAAGACGGGGCCCGCGATGCCGTACAACAACGCGTCTACCAGGCCTTGCGCGATGATGATGGGGTGCTGGTGGTCGATGAGACGGGATTCCTCAAGAAGGGCCGGCATTCGGCAGGCGTCAAGCGCCAGTACAGCGGGACCGCCGGCCGGATCGAAAACTGTCAGATCGGCGTGTTTCTCGGTTATGCCAGCTGCTGGGGTCAGGGCCTGATCGATCGCACTCTGTTCCTTCCTCGGGATTGGGCAGAGGATCGCAAACGCTGCCGCCAGGCGGGCATTCCCGAGACGGTGGGTCACAAGCCCAAGACGGCACTGGCCCGGGACATGCTGGTCCATGCGCTGGACAGCGGGGTTACGGCCCGCTGGGTGACAGGCGATGCCGTTTATGGCGAGTCCTTTCAGCTACGCTGGGCCCTGGAGGAACGCGACCAGGGCTACGTGATGGCGGTCAGCCGCAAGACCCATGTGTGGCGGGGACTGGAGCAACGCAAGGTCGGTGATCTGCTGACGGTATTGCAGGAGAATGCCGAGTTCGACTGGACCCGGCTTAGCGCGGGCGCCGGGAGCCAGGGACCGCGGCTGTCTGACTGGGCGTTTCTGGCCATCAATCCGGGGCCATTCCAAGGGTGGTAG